From the Streptomyces nigrescens genome, one window contains:
- a CDS encoding NAD(P)/FAD-dependent oxidoreductase: MDHIVLVGASAAGLTAADTLRREGFTGTLSLVGDELRIPYDRPPLSKQVLAGDWEPHRSALRREADLQQLRMDLRLGCRATGLDTAERVVTLADGDRLGYDGLIIATGLRPRHLPFGHDLAGVHVLRTLDETLTLRAQLQAGPRVVVIGAGFLGSEIAATTRGLGLDVTLVDVEATPLARQVGTFVGGLVADMHRDHGVRLCMGRHVTGMSGEDGRVTAVTLDDGTRLPADVVVVAIGSVPATEWLAGSGIPLGDGVLCDRTCQAAPRVYAAGDVANWPHPAAGGRVRLEQRTNATQQAITAARNLLSGPEQAVPYTPVPFGWTDLYYTKIQTCGWCPSDATVDIVDGDPEAHRFVALYKVDGRVVGALGWNNARALRAYRSQLAVSVAA; the protein is encoded by the coding sequence ATGGACCACATCGTCCTGGTGGGCGCGTCGGCCGCGGGCCTCACCGCGGCCGACACCCTCCGGCGCGAGGGCTTCACCGGGACGCTGTCCCTGGTCGGCGACGAACTGCGGATCCCGTACGACCGGCCACCGCTGTCCAAGCAGGTGCTGGCCGGCGACTGGGAACCGCACCGGTCCGCCCTGCGCCGGGAAGCCGACCTCCAGCAGCTGCGCATGGACCTGAGACTGGGCTGCCGGGCAACCGGCCTGGACACGGCGGAACGTGTCGTCACCCTGGCCGACGGGGACCGGCTGGGCTACGACGGCCTGATCATCGCCACCGGACTGCGCCCCCGTCACCTGCCCTTCGGCCATGACCTGGCCGGCGTCCATGTGCTCCGCACCCTCGACGAAACCCTCACGCTGCGCGCCCAGTTGCAGGCCGGACCCCGCGTCGTGGTGATCGGTGCCGGATTCCTCGGCAGCGAGATCGCCGCCACCACACGCGGCCTCGGCCTGGACGTCACCCTCGTCGATGTCGAAGCCACTCCGCTGGCCCGGCAGGTCGGCACCTTCGTGGGCGGTTTGGTGGCCGACATGCACCGCGACCACGGTGTCCGTCTGTGCATGGGCCGCCATGTCACCGGCATGAGCGGCGAGGACGGGCGGGTCACCGCGGTGACACTCGACGACGGCACCCGGCTGCCCGCCGATGTCGTCGTGGTCGCGATCGGCTCGGTGCCGGCCACCGAATGGCTGGCCGGCTCCGGGATCCCGCTGGGTGACGGAGTGCTCTGCGACCGCACCTGCCAGGCCGCGCCGCGGGTGTACGCGGCAGGAGACGTCGCCAACTGGCCCCATCCCGCCGCCGGTGGCCGGGTCCGCCTCGAACAGCGCACCAACGCCACCCAACAGGCCATCACCGCCGCCCGGAACCTGCTGTCCGGCCCGGAGCAGGCAGTCCCCTACACACCGGTCCCGTTCGGCTGGACCGACCTCTACTACACCAAGATCCAAACCTGCGGCTGGTGCCCTTCCGACGCGACCGTCGACATCGTCGACGGGGATCCGGAGGCACACCGGTTCGTCGCGCTCTACAAGGTGGACGGCCGTGTGGTGGGCGCGCTCGGCTGGAACAACGCACGGGCCCTGCGCGCCTACCGCAGTCAGCTCGCCGTGAGCGTCGCCGCCTGA
- a CDS encoding ferredoxin: protein MKILIDEGKCVGAGTCVLAAADVFDQRDEDGIVVLLDDDPPHALLPQVMDAAARCPALAIEVVE from the coding sequence ATGAAGATCCTCATCGATGAGGGCAAATGCGTCGGCGCGGGCACCTGCGTGCTGGCCGCCGCTGACGTCTTCGACCAGCGGGACGAGGACGGCATCGTCGTCCTCCTCGACGACGACCCGCCGCACGCGTTGCTGCCCCAGGTCATGGACGCCGCCGCCCGCTGCCCGGCACTGGCGATCGAGGTGGTGGAGTAG
- a CDS encoding cytochrome P450, with the protein MTNTPPLKTQPTVRSCPFDPPEEYRTLREQEPVAPVTFPDGAAGWLVTRYDDVRTVLSDPRFSAKRIVLRPGGGGMEDAPPPPPGLFIMMDAPEHTRFRRLLTGQFTVRRMRQLAPAVEKIVAEQLDAMAAAEGPVDLVQAFALPVPSLVICELLGVPYADREEFQRNSATIVRLHSSPEEFQQAQAALRGYIHQLVLAKREKPTDDILSELVQSGELTDEELVGVGVLLLIAGHETTANMIALSTMCLLQNPEQLAALRADPSLMDGAVEELLRYLTVVQFGVRRTALEDVELHGQQIKEGSTVVASLASGNRDTEHLADDPEALDVGRPHSAHLAFGHGIHQCLGQQLARAELKAALSALLDRFPTLRLAVPVEEVPMRDDMLVYGVHELPVTW; encoded by the coding sequence GTGACGAACACCCCGCCCCTCAAAACCCAGCCCACTGTGCGGAGCTGCCCCTTCGACCCGCCGGAGGAGTACCGGACGCTGCGTGAGCAGGAGCCGGTCGCGCCGGTGACCTTCCCGGACGGTGCCGCCGGCTGGCTGGTCACCCGGTACGACGACGTGCGGACGGTCCTCAGCGACCCGCGGTTCAGCGCGAAGCGCATCGTCCTGCGGCCCGGCGGCGGCGGTATGGAGGACGCACCGCCCCCGCCGCCCGGGCTGTTCATCATGATGGACGCCCCGGAGCACACCCGGTTCCGGCGGCTGCTCACCGGTCAGTTCACCGTGCGACGGATGCGGCAGCTGGCGCCGGCGGTGGAGAAGATCGTCGCCGAGCAGCTGGACGCGATGGCCGCGGCGGAGGGCCCGGTCGACCTCGTCCAGGCCTTCGCGCTGCCGGTTCCCTCGCTGGTGATCTGCGAGCTGCTCGGGGTGCCCTACGCCGACCGTGAGGAGTTCCAGCGGAACTCGGCCACGATCGTCCGGCTGCATTCCAGCCCCGAGGAATTCCAGCAGGCGCAGGCCGCGCTGCGCGGCTACATCCACCAACTGGTCCTCGCCAAGCGGGAGAAGCCCACCGATGACATCCTCAGCGAGCTGGTGCAGTCCGGGGAGCTGACCGACGAAGAACTGGTCGGCGTGGGGGTGTTGCTGCTGATAGCCGGGCACGAGACGACCGCGAACATGATCGCGCTCAGCACCATGTGCCTGCTGCAGAACCCCGAGCAGCTGGCAGCGCTGCGCGCCGACCCCTCCCTGATGGACGGCGCGGTCGAGGAGCTGCTGCGCTACCTGACGGTCGTTCAGTTCGGGGTCCGCCGTACGGCGCTGGAGGACGTGGAACTGCACGGGCAGCAGATCAAGGAAGGCAGCACGGTGGTCGCCTCCCTGGCCTCCGGGAACCGGGATACGGAACACCTCGCCGACGACCCGGAGGCGCTGGACGTGGGCCGGCCGCACAGCGCGCACCTGGCGTTCGGCCACGGTATCCACCAGTGCCTCGGCCAGCAGCTGGCCCGGGCGGAGTTGAAGGCAGCGCTGTCCGCGCTCCTGGACCGGTTCCCGACGCTGCGGCTGGCGGTTCCGGTGGAAGAGGTGCCGATGCGCGACGACATGCTCGTCTACGGCGTCCACGAACTGCCCGTGACCTGGTGA
- a CDS encoding DUF3159 domain-containing protein, producing the protein MDPTAHHMADGEEAAQAVLRSRLRAAVIDIAPIFGFTVSFAFTHQLTIALALALAAAAGVCVYRVVRGESVWRALAVLGLVCVQGTLAAKTGDASNFFLPNLVMHSVVVVANAVMLLIRRPLMGVAVALITKEGPGWHRCPVRRRAYIKGNLLILASSAVMLTIQLSLYLSGQVVALGTADAFGPPVLALSTLLGWRIYRRALGGHSCATNYRTTPETSLSLERTLP; encoded by the coding sequence GTGGACCCAACAGCACACCATATGGCCGACGGCGAGGAGGCGGCCCAGGCCGTCCTTCGCAGCCGGCTGCGCGCGGCAGTGATCGATATCGCGCCCATCTTCGGATTCACCGTGAGCTTCGCCTTCACTCATCAGCTCACCATCGCGCTGGCGCTCGCCCTGGCGGCAGCCGCCGGCGTCTGCGTCTACCGGGTGGTGCGCGGGGAATCGGTGTGGCGCGCGCTCGCCGTCCTCGGTCTCGTGTGCGTCCAGGGGACGCTGGCCGCGAAGACCGGAGACGCCAGCAACTTCTTCCTGCCCAACCTGGTGATGCACAGCGTGGTCGTCGTGGCCAACGCCGTGATGTTGCTGATCCGACGACCGCTGATGGGCGTGGCGGTGGCGCTGATCACGAAGGAGGGGCCCGGCTGGCACCGGTGCCCCGTACGGCGACGGGCGTACATCAAGGGCAACCTGCTGATCCTCGCCTCAAGTGCGGTGATGCTGACGATCCAGCTGTCGCTGTACCTGTCCGGCCAGGTGGTCGCCCTCGGCACGGCCGACGCCTTCGGGCCCCCCGTCCTCGCGCTCAGCACGCTGCTGGGCTGGCGCATCTACCGCCGCGCCCTCGGCGGCCACTCCTGCGCCACCAACTACCGCACGACCCCCGAGACATCCCTCTCTCTGGAAAGGACCCTTCCGTGA
- a CDS encoding squalene/phytoene synthase family protein produces MSIWTSRLDAAGIHDPRMRDDFTRQRAVVARYKRAAYAAVLLLLPRPLAPHVIAAVAFMHHTDNLLDQGPLPQRAAAYAAWEKEVHQALATGTSDHPVIRPLLHTGACHPRLLVHAKDFLRTATTELEFTGFATESDYQRYLDEYSLPAFLLVAGLLVPGDEPAGYRAACRTYIDGSQRLDFVNDLAEDLSDGRLTIPEDALLSHGVTRAGLVQAQDTPGARALLRHLLQQARAALAASHGVTGFLPPANRPFVRALIALEEATTDAAEAKGPGLLTAPARPAVSAMLKILLREYRHTRSLRRSGRVRSPRPE; encoded by the coding sequence ATGAGCATATGGACCAGCAGGCTGGATGCCGCGGGTATTCACGACCCGCGGATGCGCGACGACTTCACCCGGCAGCGCGCGGTGGTGGCCCGTTACAAGCGCGCGGCCTACGCCGCGGTCCTTCTCCTCCTGCCGCGCCCCCTGGCTCCCCATGTGATCGCCGCCGTCGCCTTCATGCACCACACCGACAACCTCCTCGACCAGGGGCCGCTGCCCCAGCGCGCCGCCGCCTATGCGGCATGGGAGAAGGAGGTGCACCAGGCGCTGGCCACCGGCACCAGCGACCACCCCGTGATCCGGCCGCTCCTGCACACCGGGGCCTGTCACCCCCGCCTTCTCGTCCATGCCAAGGACTTTCTCCGCACCGCGACCACCGAACTCGAATTCACCGGCTTCGCCACGGAGTCGGATTACCAGCGCTATCTCGACGAGTACTCACTGCCCGCTTTCCTGCTGGTTGCCGGTCTGCTCGTGCCCGGTGACGAACCTGCCGGCTACCGCGCGGCCTGCCGCACCTACATAGACGGCAGCCAGCGCCTCGACTTCGTCAACGATCTCGCCGAAGATCTGTCCGACGGCAGGCTGACCATCCCTGAGGACGCCTTGCTGAGCCACGGCGTGACCCGTGCCGGCCTCGTACAGGCCCAGGACACCCCCGGAGCCCGCGCGCTGTTGCGGCACCTCCTCCAACAGGCCCGTGCTGCCCTGGCCGCCAGTCACGGTGTGACCGGGTTCCTGCCTCCCGCCAACCGTCCTTTCGTCCGGGCGCTGATAGCCCTGGAAGAGGCCACCACCGACGCGGCCGAGGCCAAGGGACCGGGCCTGCTGACCGCCCCCGCACGCCCCGCCGTCTCCGCGATGCTGAAGATCCTCCTGCGCGAATACCGCCACACGCGCAGCCTGCGCCGCTCCGGTCGCGTCCGCTCGCCCCGGCCCGAATGA
- a CDS encoding thermonuclease family protein, which yields MTDPVQILWTPAGTAMPSLGSRALVEVHDGDTPYVKMPVRMLSVDTPETTADTAEQAENVDKEFKQLAAWIREGIAPISEDLAAFLLPKIETGKAGSLQFGQGTAAAAFNTENIKKRLAEGRKPGKERSIFIRTADDHFDDNNRLLAYIAPNYSKKELATLPREKRPTFNLDLITEGWAAPFVIYPSIPGELDLPLLLKAADKAVKGKKGIWKDPKTLLAYEYRALEKLHDVTKKKAEGQEWKPGEAFSWRTRYCVDMRDRELHGPEDYFRVPPVYRLFLWPQDVKDAIGRLNLTPSPRLAGGGGGAR from the coding sequence GTGACCGACCCTGTACAGATCCTGTGGACACCTGCCGGGACCGCCATGCCGTCGCTGGGCTCGCGTGCCCTGGTCGAGGTACACGACGGGGACACTCCGTACGTCAAGATGCCGGTCCGCATGCTGTCCGTCGACACTCCGGAAACGACGGCGGATACGGCCGAGCAGGCCGAGAACGTCGACAAGGAGTTCAAGCAACTGGCCGCCTGGATACGGGAGGGCATCGCGCCCATCTCCGAGGACCTCGCCGCGTTCCTGTTGCCGAAGATCGAGACGGGGAAAGCGGGCAGTCTGCAGTTCGGCCAGGGCACGGCGGCGGCCGCGTTCAACACGGAGAACATCAAGAAGAGGCTGGCCGAGGGCAGGAAACCAGGCAAGGAACGCAGCATCTTCATCCGCACCGCCGACGACCACTTCGACGACAACAACCGCCTGCTCGCCTACATCGCGCCGAACTACTCGAAGAAGGAACTGGCCACTCTGCCGAGGGAGAAGAGACCGACCTTCAACCTCGATCTCATCACCGAAGGATGGGCGGCACCCTTCGTCATCTACCCCTCCATCCCCGGCGAGCTCGACCTTCCCCTCCTCCTCAAGGCCGCCGACAAGGCGGTCAAGGGCAAGAAGGGAATCTGGAAGGACCCCAAAACCCTGCTCGCCTACGAGTACCGGGCCCTCGAGAAGCTTCACGACGTCACGAAGAAGAAGGCCGAGGGGCAGGAGTGGAAGCCCGGCGAGGCGTTCTCCTGGCGGACGAGGTACTGCGTGGACATGCGCGATCGCGAACTGCACGGTCCGGAGGACTACTTCCGGGTCCCGCCGGTCTACCGGCTGTTTCTCTGGCCGCAGGACGTGAAAGACGCCATCGGCCGGCTCAATCTGACCCCGTCGCCAAGGCTCGCAGGAGGGGGCGGCGGCGCACGCTGA
- a CDS encoding FAD-dependent monooxygenase, giving the protein MDITNDSGRRALVVGLGISGIATALRLRQIGWTPVIVEKAASRRSGGYFIALFGAGRAAAQRLGIMDGLSDRTPRDGANFTIDRIGNRRLGLGYADLPGKPWMMLRGDIEEAGFDKLPADVDIRYATVPTHLKQDAEGVDVTLANTVDGTSVTERFDLVVGADGLRSTVRKLAFGPHEKFLRRLNYIVAAYQLRGPVSDVASDDGAILLEPDRSMWIFPFADHPPTVLLSYRADDVDAEFSGSPVERVRAAFGRGPTGRALGEALDALESADDLLFDSVEQVHMDRWHRGRVVLVGDSAWCVTLYAGMGASAGLAGADLLGTMLDGHPDNVGRALAEWEKALRPYVEHYQQNGSQQRKFFVPTNRLQLTVRRLMTKGMRSPVTSRVIRGLQAKSKTARFKEMDIARA; this is encoded by the coding sequence ATGGACATCACGAACGACAGTGGCCGCCGGGCTCTGGTGGTCGGACTCGGCATCAGTGGAATCGCGACGGCCCTGCGGCTACGGCAGATCGGCTGGACCCCGGTCATCGTCGAGAAGGCGGCCTCGCGGCGGTCCGGCGGATACTTCATTGCCCTGTTCGGGGCGGGCCGCGCCGCCGCACAGCGCCTGGGCATCATGGACGGCCTGAGCGACCGCACCCCCCGCGACGGCGCGAACTTCACCATCGACCGCATCGGAAACCGGCGGCTGGGCCTCGGCTACGCGGACCTGCCGGGAAAGCCGTGGATGATGCTGCGCGGCGACATCGAAGAGGCGGGCTTCGACAAGCTGCCGGCGGACGTCGACATCCGCTACGCGACCGTGCCGACCCACCTCAAGCAGGACGCCGAGGGCGTGGACGTCACGCTGGCCAACACGGTGGACGGCACCTCGGTGACCGAACGGTTCGACCTGGTCGTGGGCGCGGACGGGCTCCGCTCCACCGTGCGGAAACTGGCGTTCGGGCCGCACGAGAAGTTCCTCCGCCGGTTGAACTACATCGTGGCCGCCTACCAGCTTCGCGGTCCGGTCAGCGATGTCGCCTCGGATGACGGCGCCATCCTGCTGGAACCCGACCGGTCGATGTGGATCTTTCCCTTTGCCGACCATCCTCCGACGGTGCTGCTGAGCTACCGGGCCGACGACGTGGACGCCGAGTTCAGTGGGTCGCCCGTCGAGCGGGTGCGCGCGGCGTTCGGCCGCGGGCCGACCGGGCGCGCGCTGGGTGAGGCGCTCGACGCGCTGGAGTCCGCCGACGACCTGCTCTTCGACTCGGTGGAACAAGTGCACATGGACCGCTGGCACCGCGGCCGGGTGGTGCTCGTCGGCGACTCGGCGTGGTGCGTGACGCTGTACGCCGGAATGGGCGCCTCGGCCGGACTGGCCGGAGCGGACCTGCTCGGCACCATGCTGGACGGCCATCCCGACAACGTGGGCCGAGCCCTCGCCGAATGGGAGAAGGCGCTGCGGCCCTATGTGGAGCACTACCAGCAGAACGGGTCCCAGCAGCGCAAGTTCTTCGTCCCGACGAACCGTCTCCAGCTCACCGTCCGCAGGCTGATGACGAAGGGGATGCGGTCCCCGGTGACCTCGCGCGTGATCCGCGGGCTTCAGGCGAAGAGCAAGACCGCCCGCTTCAAGGAAATGGACATCGCCCGAGCATGA